The following are encoded in a window of Pseudomonas sp. St316 genomic DNA:
- the xylG gene encoding D-xylose ABC transporter ATP-binding protein, whose product MSDYLLQMNGIVKTFGGVKALNGIDIKVRPGECVGLCGENGAGKSTLMKVLSAVYPYGTWDGEILWDGQPLKAQSISETEAAGIVIIHQELTLVPDLSVAENIFMGHELTLPGGRMNYPAMIHRAEALMRELKVPDMNVSLPVSQYGGGYQQLVEIAKALNKQARLLILDEPSSALTRSEIEVLLDIIRDLKAKGVACVYISHKLDEVAAVCDTISVIRDGKHIATTAMTDMDIPKIITQMVGREMSNLYPTEPHDIGEVIFEARHVTCYDVDNPKRKRVDDISFVLKRGEILGIAGLVGAGRTELVSALFGAYPGRYEGEVWLGGQPIDTRTPLKSIRAGLCMVPEDRKRQGIIPDLGVGQNITLAVLDTYSKLTRIDAEAELGSIDKEIARMHLKTASPFLPITSLSGGNQQKAVLAKMLLTKPRVLILDEPTRGVDVGAKYEIYKLMGALAAEGVSIIMVSSELAEVLGVSDRVLVIGEGQLRGDFINHELTQEHVLAAALSHNNNDRKSA is encoded by the coding sequence ATGTCCGACTACCTGCTGCAAATGAACGGCATCGTCAAAACCTTTGGCGGTGTCAAAGCCCTGAACGGCATCGACATCAAGGTCAGGCCGGGAGAGTGCGTCGGCCTGTGCGGTGAAAACGGCGCGGGCAAATCCACGCTGATGAAGGTGCTGTCGGCGGTCTATCCCTACGGCACCTGGGACGGTGAAATTCTTTGGGACGGCCAGCCGCTCAAGGCGCAGTCCATCAGCGAAACCGAAGCCGCCGGGATCGTCATCATTCACCAGGAGCTGACCCTGGTCCCCGACCTGTCGGTGGCTGAAAACATCTTCATGGGCCACGAACTCACCCTGCCCGGCGGGCGCATGAACTACCCGGCGATGATCCACCGCGCCGAAGCCCTGATGCGTGAACTCAAAGTGCCGGACATGAACGTCTCGCTGCCGGTTTCGCAGTACGGCGGTGGCTACCAGCAACTGGTGGAAATCGCCAAGGCGCTGAACAAGCAGGCGCGGCTGTTGATCCTTGATGAGCCCTCCTCGGCCCTGACCCGCTCGGAAATCGAGGTGCTGCTGGACATCATCCGCGACCTCAAGGCCAAGGGCGTCGCCTGCGTCTACATCTCCCACAAGCTCGATGAAGTGGCCGCCGTGTGCGACACCATCTCGGTGATCCGCGATGGCAAACACATCGCCACCACCGCGATGACGGACATGGACATCCCCAAGATCATCACCCAGATGGTCGGACGGGAAATGAGCAACCTCTACCCCACCGAACCCCACGACATCGGCGAGGTGATTTTCGAGGCGCGCCACGTCACCTGCTACGACGTCGACAACCCCAAGCGCAAACGGGTCGACGACATTTCGTTCGTGCTCAAGCGCGGGGAAATCCTCGGCATCGCCGGGCTGGTCGGTGCCGGTCGCACGGAACTGGTGTCGGCGCTGTTCGGCGCCTACCCCGGCCGCTACGAAGGCGAAGTCTGGCTGGGCGGCCAACCCATCGATACGCGCACGCCGCTCAAGTCGATCCGCGCCGGCCTGTGCATGGTCCCCGAAGACCGCAAGCGCCAAGGCATCATTCCGGACTTGGGCGTGGGCCAGAACATCACCCTGGCGGTGCTGGACACCTACTCCAAGCTGACGCGCATCGACGCCGAAGCCGAACTGGGCAGCATCGACAAGGAAATCGCGCGCATGCACCTCAAGACCGCGAGCCCGTTCCTGCCAATCACCAGCCTCTCCGGTGGCAACCAGCAAAAAGCCGTGTTGGCGAAAATGCTCCTGACCAAACCCCGTGTGCTGATTCTCGATGAACCCACCCGCGGCGTGGACGTCGGCGCCAAGTACGAGATCTACAAGTTGATGGGCGCGCTGGCGGCCGAAGGCGTGTCGATCATCATGGTGTCTTCGGAACTGGCCGAAGTGCTGGGGGTGTCCGACCGCGTTCTGGTGATCGGCGAAGGCCAGTTGCGCGGCGACTTCATCAACCACGAACTGACCCAGGAACACGTGCTCGCCGCCGCGCTCAGCCATAACAATAATGATCGGAAGTCCGCGTAG
- a CDS encoding sugar ABC transporter permease — translation MNQVKQLFSRYKMLALVIAVALIWLFFSWQTEGGFVTPRNLSNLLRQMSITGILACGMVLVIISGEIDLSVGSLLGLLGGLAAILDVVYHIPLLANLSLVALCGLVIGLGNGYMTAYLRIPSFIVGLGGMLAFRGILLGVTGGTTIAPVSPELVYVGQGYLPHTVGTGLGILLFALTLFLTWKQRRNRALHGLTAHSLVRDVLRVVLIGAVLAGFVYTLNSYDGIPVPVLLLLILLGVFSYVTSQTVFGRRVYSVGSNMEATRLSGINVQAVKLWIFGIMGVMCALAGVVNTARLAAGSPSAGNMGELDAIAACFIGGTSMRGGSGTVYGALLGALVITSLDNGMSMLDVDSYWQMIVKGSILVLAVWVDVSTRTGRR, via the coding sequence ATGAATCAGGTCAAACAACTCTTCTCCCGCTACAAGATGCTCGCGCTGGTGATCGCCGTGGCGCTGATCTGGCTGTTCTTCAGCTGGCAGACCGAGGGTGGGTTCGTGACCCCGCGCAACCTCTCCAACCTGCTGCGGCAGATGTCCATCACCGGGATCCTGGCCTGCGGCATGGTGCTGGTGATCATCAGCGGCGAAATCGATTTGTCGGTGGGCTCGTTGCTTGGGCTATTGGGTGGCCTGGCGGCGATTCTCGATGTGGTCTATCACATCCCGCTACTGGCGAACCTGAGCCTGGTGGCCCTGTGCGGCTTGGTGATCGGCTTGGGCAACGGCTACATGACCGCCTACCTGCGCATTCCATCGTTCATCGTTGGCCTGGGGGGCATGCTCGCGTTTCGCGGCATCCTGCTGGGGGTGACCGGCGGCACCACCATTGCCCCGGTATCACCGGAGCTGGTCTACGTCGGCCAGGGTTACTTGCCGCACACCGTCGGGACCGGGCTTGGCATCCTGTTGTTCGCCCTGACCCTGTTCCTGACCTGGAAACAGCGACGCAACCGTGCCCTCCATGGCCTGACGGCGCACTCCCTGGTGCGTGACGTATTGCGTGTGGTGCTGATCGGCGCAGTGCTGGCCGGGTTCGTCTATACCCTCAACAGCTACGACGGCATCCCGGTGCCGGTGTTGCTCCTGCTGATCCTGCTGGGGGTGTTCAGTTATGTCACCAGCCAGACCGTGTTCGGCCGACGGGTCTATTCGGTGGGCAGCAACATGGAAGCCACGCGCCTGTCGGGCATCAACGTGCAAGCCGTAAAACTGTGGATCTTCGGCATCATGGGCGTGATGTGCGCCCTGGCCGGCGTGGTCAACACCGCACGCCTGGCCGCCGGTTCACCCTCGGCGGGCAACATGGGCGAACTCGACGCCATCGCCGCCTGCTTCATCGGTGGCACCTCCATGCGCGGCGGCTCCGGCACGGTCTACGGTGCCCTGCTCGGCGCGCTGGTGATCACCAGCCTGGACAACGGCATGTCGATGCTCGACGTCGACAGTTACTGGCAGATGATCGTCAAGGGCAGCATCCTGGTGCTGGCGGTGTGGGTGGATGTGAGTACGCGGACTGGGCGGCGTTGA
- a CDS encoding DUF2628 domain-containing protein yields the protein MARYFKNPDSDQVEEVDAFQVLAILFLGVIYLFFAGLWRHLLIWLGIVAIGLVAGPSWMAGATVLLHVVYCFMIRKIVAQDYLRKGWIEVADPKAVVGS from the coding sequence ATGGCACGCTATTTCAAGAATCCGGACAGTGATCAAGTGGAAGAAGTGGATGCGTTCCAAGTGTTGGCGATTCTGTTTTTGGGCGTGATCTATCTGTTTTTCGCAGGGCTCTGGCGACACTTGCTGATCTGGCTCGGCATCGTGGCTATCGGTCTTGTGGCGGGCCCGTCATGGATGGCAGGGGCCACGGTGCTACTGCACGTCGTCTACTGTTTCATGATCCGCAAGATTGTCGCGCAGGACTATTTGCGCAAGGGCTGGATTGAAGTCGCTGATCCGAAAGCGGTTGTTGGAAGTTGA
- a CDS encoding GNAT family N-acetyltransferase — protein sequence MIESVRELTVRQLPELPSAIRQLEAESVTEGFRFLTRLITGWRNGSNQFDQPGECFLGVFDNGQLIAVGGLSYDPYAAPSVGRLRRVYVTRTSRGLKVGRFLVEHLLKHAASRFQAVRLATDTPEGAAFYLRCGFRPVEDDFATHVMSFSDAT from the coding sequence GTGATTGAATCAGTACGAGAACTGACGGTACGGCAACTGCCAGAACTTCCTTCAGCGATTCGGCAACTGGAGGCAGAATCTGTTACAGAGGGTTTTAGGTTTCTTACTCGCTTGATCACCGGTTGGAGAAACGGCTCCAATCAATTCGATCAACCCGGGGAATGCTTTCTAGGAGTCTTCGACAACGGGCAACTGATTGCCGTTGGCGGACTCTCATATGATCCCTATGCCGCCCCGAGTGTCGGGAGGTTACGAAGGGTATATGTCACGCGTACCTCAAGGGGCCTGAAGGTGGGCAGATTTTTGGTCGAGCATCTCTTGAAGCATGCAGCATCACGGTTCCAAGCGGTGCGCCTGGCGACAGACACACCGGAGGGCGCAGCCTTTTACCTGCGCTGCGGATTTCGGCCGGTAGAAGATGATTTTGCGACCCATGTCATGTCATTTTCAGACGCTACGTAA
- a CDS encoding epoxide hydrolase family protein, which yields MLIEPFSIDIPNSALEDLRHRLLNARLPEPMAGQGWSEGMDMDVLRELLAHWSTAFDWRAQEAALNRLPQFVTHIGVQKVHFIHQRGIGPKPMPLILTHGWPGSFIEMQRIIPLLTDPARHGGDPADAFDVVVPSLPGYTFSAPFQQSGMGPYEVAGLWNELMSGLGYERFGAQGGDIGAGVSTWLGVRFPERVTGIHLNYIPGSYRPPLGETEPAQTAAEIAFLQRAGAFADAEGAYAHLQRTKPQSLAVGLNDSPAGLLAWMGEKILSWCDTNPAIDREWLLTNVTLYWLTNCIGSSFRQYVEGSKRPLLFNHGERLKPPVGVALFPKELPMPPRSWVERCCEVKRWTEMPRGGHFAALEQPELLAEDIRAFFRICR from the coding sequence ATGCTCATTGAGCCTTTCTCCATCGACATCCCCAACAGCGCCCTTGAAGACCTTCGGCACCGCCTGCTGAACGCAAGGCTGCCAGAGCCCATGGCCGGACAAGGCTGGAGCGAAGGCATGGACATGGATGTGCTACGGGAGCTTCTCGCACATTGGTCGACCGCGTTCGATTGGCGTGCCCAGGAAGCCGCGCTGAATCGCCTGCCGCAGTTTGTTACCCACATCGGCGTGCAAAAGGTCCATTTTATTCATCAACGTGGCATCGGTCCGAAACCGATGCCGTTGATCCTCACCCACGGCTGGCCCGGCTCGTTCATCGAGATGCAGCGCATCATCCCATTGCTGACGGACCCGGCCCGCCATGGCGGCGACCCTGCGGACGCCTTCGATGTGGTGGTGCCGTCGCTGCCCGGCTACACCTTTTCCGCGCCGTTCCAGCAATCCGGCATGGGGCCCTATGAAGTGGCGGGCTTGTGGAATGAGTTGATGAGCGGGCTGGGCTATGAGCGCTTTGGCGCCCAGGGTGGGGACATTGGTGCTGGCGTGTCGACGTGGCTGGGTGTGCGTTTTCCCGAGCGGGTGACGGGCATTCACCTCAATTACATCCCGGGTTCCTATCGCCCTCCCCTTGGCGAAACGGAACCCGCGCAGACAGCGGCAGAAATTGCCTTCCTGCAACGCGCCGGGGCCTTTGCCGATGCCGAAGGCGCCTACGCGCACCTGCAAAGAACCAAACCGCAAAGCCTCGCCGTGGGCTTAAATGATTCACCGGCGGGACTCTTGGCGTGGATGGGCGAAAAGATCCTGTCCTGGTGCGATACCAACCCCGCCATCGATCGAGAATGGCTGCTGACCAATGTCACGCTGTACTGGCTGACGAACTGCATCGGCTCGTCGTTTCGCCAGTATGTGGAAGGTAGCAAGCGGCCGTTGCTGTTCAACCACGGCGAACGGCTGAAACCACCGGTTGGGGTTGCGCTGTTTCCCAAGGAACTGCCTATGCCGCCCAGGAGTTGGGTGGAGCGCTGCTGCGAGGTGAAGCGCTGGACCGAGATGCCTCGTGGTGGTCATTTTGCTGCGTTGGAGCAGCCGGAGTTGTTGGCGGAGGATATCAGGGCGTTTTTCCGCATCTGTCGTTAG
- a CDS encoding fructose-bisphosphate aldolase: protein MTTHSSSRFTPLTQIATTHPVLLIDTQAPLTELHACASERLHATLEYLTLVACSSLRDSASSDINTITNVARILVQDVADVFGVIEQRGLEG from the coding sequence ATGACAACTCACTCATCCAGCCGCTTCACCCCTCTCACCCAAATCGCCACCACCCACCCCGTCCTGCTGATCGACACCCAAGCCCCACTCACCGAACTCCACGCCTGTGCCAGCGAACGCCTGCACGCCACGCTCGAATACCTGACCTTGGTGGCGTGCAGCAGCCTGCGTGATTCGGCATCGAGCGACATCAACACCATCACTAACGTCGCCCGAATCCTGGTGCAGGATGTGGCGGATGTGTTCGGTGTGATCGAA